Proteins encoded together in one Salvelinus fontinalis isolate EN_2023a chromosome 6, ASM2944872v1, whole genome shotgun sequence window:
- the LOC129857243 gene encoding zinc finger protein 574-like, translated as MDDQQEDSEGMYDIQHQYMCSECHQLFNTLEEVLMHQQIHTGQEGEEGEAGEAMAIQGISEYGDSQYQCLECGALIRNPDELLLHQELHMREAGLETEDHELCEVLETDEAGTEGQVSGPVQYQCLDCLALFDSPEVWLTHRQTHSKSSTHSATETEYVLQPDGTVTPLVSVQNFVLSEQQAGEILAQVLAQQQQQHQSAPQPSTPSRATFLPPVSPLPGSATMRLQICSAQALADGSSTPGLRRAKLLPPLLTPLGVGSVGKLGVPENGLQRLEVALSAVRVEKEQQGEVVIFHPYECSECALLFQTPEDFLQHQGEHFLAQEKESGEDGVMMGYEEDRGREEEREEENGGRVAEERGKGTGRRALAKRSRNTPLCLHCNQCQRTFTSANRLAAHRRVHEHGTYECRECDKVFKKATSLQTHMRSHSGEARYLCVDCGHGFNTEMTLIIHRKSHTAEPLHRCEHCAKTFTNMTKFLYHRRTHTTKAATTTLTPVVLVPAAPRRMSLSALSILQRARALRERGEGSPMETEGDEENLMAPLTEAEMEIGESGEDTASSSLSRAEGGKENGVDVEGTPGGSGESQPGEHTADPGSSTDHNPSGPAGLRGAFPCPSCPQAFPSLLRLVKHRHTSHISERHFKCSVCTKTFKKQMHLRNHLRIHTGERPFQCSDCGKTFSSLANLSRHNLTHSGVRPYRCDICHRTFTQSSNLRQHRLLHANLPPWPCPDCPATFVRPAKLAAHRYTVHPGAPAPFSCPHCQAGFLHRRKRDRHCQEVHPTEAQADREGGLESQPQVCPDGEPLSEPSTSEDTGTTSIMRGGLDCTVCRKKLNSAANWRLHQLSHGLVPGRSCGGAVARGKSHQCLTCGKLFVSSSGVTLHQRIHTGERPFPCNLCGKRFRQNTHLREHLRTHTGERPFRCEICDKGFVQSMHLAEHRRTHTGERPHACLVCGKAFKSFSNLRNHRKTHARQQRQEEAAAAQVAMETNAAVALVEASQVELANGQPQLIHIQTSTLQQTQGTPTIMCNEFGETIAIIETSEGGTLPLAEALEIYHTALENSLGMDSITVDSLQLI; from the exons ATGGATGACCAGCAGGAGGACTCAGAGGGCATGTACGACATCCAGCACCAGTACATGTGCAGCGAGTGCCACCAGCTCTTCAACACCCTAGAAGAAGTGCTGATGCACCAGCAGATCCACACAGggcaggagggagaagagggggaggctgGGGAGGCCATGGCCATCCAGGGCATCTCAGAGTATGGGGACAGCCAGTACCAGTGCCTGGAGTGTGGTGCCCTCATCAGGAACCCAGATGAACTGCTACTGCACCAGGAGCTGCACATGAGAGAGGCAGGGTTGGAGACAGAGGACCATg aactgtgtgagGTGTTGGAGACAGACGAGGCAGGGACAGAGGGCCAGGTGTCGGGGCCTGTCCAGTACCAGTGTCTAGACTGCCTGGCCCTGTTTGACTCTCCAGAGGTGTGGCTGACCCACAGACAGACCCACAGCAAGAGCAGCACGCACAGTGCCACAGAGACT gagTATGTGCTGCAGCCCGATGGTACTGTGACACCCTTGGTCAGTGTTCAGAACTTTGTCTTGAGTGAACAACAAGCTGGGGAGATCTTAGCACAG GTCCtagctcaacaacaacaacagcatcaGTCTGCCCCCCAGCCCTCGACCCCCTCCCGGGCCACCTTCCTACCCCCCGTCTCCCCCCTTCCCGGCTCGGCCACAATGCGTCTCCAGATCTGCAGTGCCCAGGCTCTGGCTGATGGCTCCAGTACCCCCGGCCTACGGCGCGCCAAACTGCTGCCCCCTCTGCTCACTCCTCTAGGGGTGGGCTCGGTAGGAAAGCTGGGGGTTCCAGAGAATGGCCTCCAGAGACTGGAGGTGGCGCTGTCTGCTGTCCGGGTGGAGAAAGAGCAGCAGGGGGAGGTGGTGATCTTCCACCCCTACGAGTGCTCTGAGTGTGCCCTCCTCTTCCAGACCCCAGAGGACTTCCTGCAACATCAGGGGGAGCACTTCCTGGCCCAGGAGAAGGAGAGCGGTGAGGACGGTGTGATGATGGGATacgaggaggacagagggagggaggaggagagagaggaggagaatgggGGGAGGgtggcagaggagagggggaagggaacgGGGAGACGCGCCCTGGCTAAAAGATCTAGAAACACACCGCTATGCCTGCACTGCAACCAATGCCAGCGTACCTTCACGTCAGCCAATCGGCTGGCGGCACACAGGCGCGTGCACGAGCATGGCACATACGAGTGTCGGGAGTGCGACAAGGTGTTTAAGAAGGCGACGTCACTGCAGACACACATGCGCTCTCACTCTGGGGAGGCTCGGTATCTGTGTGTGGACTGTGGTCACGGCTTCAACACCGAGATGACCCTCATCATACACAG GAAGTCTCACACAGCAGAGCCGCTCCACAGGTGTGAGCACTGTGCCAAGACCTTCACCAATATGACCAAGTTCCTGTACCACCGTAGAACACACACCACCAAAGCAGCCACCACTACACTTACCCCCGTCGTCCTG GTCCCAGCGGCCCCCAGGAGGATGTCCCTGTCAGCCCTGTCCATCCTTCAGAGAGCCCGGGCtctgagggagaggggtgagggcaGCCCCATGGAGACGGAGGGGGACGAGGAGAACCTAATGGCCCCCCTTACCGAGGCTGAGATGGAGATAGGCGAGTCGGGGGAGGACACTGCCTCCAGCTCTCTGAGCAGggcagagggaggaaaggagaatgGGGTGGATGTGGAGGGGACACCAGGGGGCAGTGGAGAATCCCAACCGGGGGAACATACTGCTGATCCTGGTTCCTCTACTGACCATAACCCCTCTGGTCCAGCTGGCCTCCGGGGCGCGTTCCCCTGCCCCTCCTGCCCTCAGGCTTTCCCCTCCCTGCTCCGCCTGGTCAAACACCGCCATACGTCCCACATCTCCGAGCGACACTTCAAGTGCTCCGTGTGCACCAAGACCTTCAAGAAGCAGATGCACCTACGCAACCACCTGCGCATACACACCGGCGAGCGGCCCTTCCAGTGCTCAGACTGCGGAAAGACCTTCTCGTCTCTGGCCAACCTGTCTCGCCACAACCTCACCCACTCTGGCGTGCGCCCCTACCGCTGCGACATCTGCCACCGGACATTCACCCAGTCATCCAACCTCCGGCAGCACCGCCTACTCCATGCCAACCTCCCTCCCTGGCCCTGCCCGGACTGCCCCGCCACCTTCGTACGGCCGGCCAAGCTAGCCGCCCACCGCTACACTGTTCACCCGGGGGCCCCGGCCCCGTTCTCCTGCCCCCACTGCCAGGCTGGCTTCCtgcacaggaggaagagagaCCGCCACTGTCAGGAGGTCCACCCCACTGAGgcccaggcagacagagagggagggttagagagccAGCCCCAAGTGTGCCCAGACGGGGAGCCCCTCTCAGAGCCCTCCACCTCAGAAGACACAGGGACCACCAGCATCATGAGAGGGGGCCTGGACTGCACTGTGTGTAGAAAGAAGCTCAACTCTGCAGCCAACTGGCGTCTGCATCAGCTGAGCCACGGCCTGGTTCCTGGTCGGTCCTGTGGTGGTGCAGTGGCCAGGGGTAAATCCCACCAGTGCCTAACCTGCGGTAAGCTGTTTGTCTCCTCCTCTGGCGTGACCTTGCATCAGCGCATCCACACAGGAGAGCGCCCCTTCCCCTGCAACCTGTGTGGCAAGCGCTTCCGGCAGAACACGCACCTGCGAGAGCACCTGCGCACGCACACAGGGGAGCGGCCGTTCCGCTGCGAAATATGTGACAAGGGCTTTGTCCAGAGCATGCACCTGGCGGAGCACCGGCGTACGCACACGGGGGAGCGCCCCCACGCCTGTCTGGTGTGTGGCAAGGCCTTCAAGTCCTTCTCCAACCTGCGGAACCACAGGAAGACCCACGCACGCCAGCAGAGGCAGGAGGAGGCGGCCGCAGCACAGGTTGCCATGGAGACCAACGCCGCCGTGGCGCTAGTGGAGGCATCCCAGGTGGAACTGGCCAATGGGCAGCCTCAGCTGATCCACATACAGACGTCGACCCTACAGCAG ACCCAGGGTACTCCTACCATCATGTGTAATGAGTTTGGGGAGACCATCGCCATCATAGAGACCAGTGAGGGAGGAACCCTTCCCCTGGCTGAGGCTTTAGAGATCTACCACACAGCCCTGGAGAACAGTCTGGGGATGGACTCCATCACTGTAGACAGTCTACAGCTCATCTAA